ATACCTGCCAGAATCTCATCCTGGCAGCAGCTGGTCTCGGCTATGATGTATTTCCCACCGACATGTTCCATGACGAACTGATCGTCAAACTTGCGAACCTTGACCCGGAGACCCAGTGGCCGGTGTATCTTGCGGCTGTAGGAAAGGTGGAGAGGAGTGTTACCCTCGCATAAAAACAGGATCCGGCCCCCTCATTCATTATTTTTTAGAGATAAGGTTCGACATTTTTTTACCTTTACAAAAGCACATTGTTAATGTAAATCATTTTAGGGGTTCCTGGTATGGACAGACGAGGCCGTAAAAAGGGAGCAGATACAAGGGGCAGTCGGCTATGGTAAAACGTTACCTTGAGCTCCGATCCCTTGACGAAGCGCTCGAACTGCTCACCACTTCTTTTGCCGCCCCCCGGCGAACCGAGAAGGTTCCGGTTATGCAATCGGTCGGCCGGGTCGTGGCCGAACCGGTCTTTGCAAAATATTCCGTACCTGAGGTAAACCTCTCTGCAATGGACGGCATTGCGGTCAGGAGCCGGGACACCATAGGTGCCGGCGACCGGAACCCGGTAACCCTGGACCATTTCGCCCGGGTCAACACCGGCAACATCATCCCTCCGGAGTTCGATGCGGTCATCATGATCGAGGATGTCTGGGAGTCCGGTGACCGTTTCCAGGTCCGCCGGACTGCCGCACCCTGGCAGCATGTCCGCCCGGCCGGAGAAGATATCAAGGAGAACCGGCTCGTAATGCCCCGTGGTCACCTGATCCGGCCATTCGATATCGGGGCGCTCGCTACCTATGGGATTACCACGGTTGAAGTCCTTGCCGTCAGGGTCGGGATCATCCCCACCGGCAGCGAGCTGGTACCGCTCGGTGTCCGGCCAGGACCGGGGCAGGTGGTGGAGAGCAACACCATCATGACACAGGTATTTCTCGACCAGATGGGAGCGCACTGCACCCGCCTGCCGATTGTGGCAGACGATCCCGATCTCATCAGGGAGGCGCTCTTTAAGGCCGTGAAAGAAAACGATCTGGTCATCATCTCCGCGGGCTCTTCAGCCGGCACCCGGGACTTTACCGAGAGTGTCATACGTTCGCTCGGTGAGCTGATCTTCCATGGCGTGGCAGTCAGGCCGGGTAAACCGGTGATGCTGGGGAAGGTGGAGGGAAAACCGGTCCTCGGGCTGCCGGGCTACCCGCTCGCTGCCCAGACTGCTCTCCGGGAATTTGCCGCACCCCTGCTGGAATCCTGGGGATTTCCCCCGGCCCCCCGGTTCGCAGTCACGGCCCGGCTCGCACAGCCGCTGGTATCAGATCCCGGGTTTGATGATTTCGTGCCGGTCTTTGTCGGCCGTATCGGCTCTTGTCTCTTCGCAACCCCGCATCTGAAAAAAGCCGGCGTACAGATGGCAACGGTCAAGGCCAACGGTTACGCACGCATCCCGGCTCAGGTTGAAGGCTGCGAGGCCGGCACCGAGCTCGAAGTCCTTCTCACCACGGACCCGGGAAGTATCGAACGAACGCTTATCCTGACCGGATCGCTGGATCCCACCTTAGAGGAACTCGCGAGCCTTGCCCATGATGAGGGATTGTATATCCATGCCACCAACCCCGGCAATACGGCAGCACTTCTTGCCCTCCGCAACAATACCTGCCATGCCGCTCCCCTCAGCCTGCCGGCGCGGTCCCTGCTGACATCCTACCAGCCTTTCATAAAATTCCTGGAGGCCGGTGATCTGGCTTTTATTCATATTGCCACCGTTGAGCTGGGTATCGTTTCCTGCGATGGGCTGGGACTTAAGGATCTCACCCATTGCCGGTTCATCAATACCCGGAGAGAATCGCCTCCCCGGATGGTTCTCGATGCCCTGCTGGCCGCAGAGGGTATTGATCCATTGCAGGTGAACGGGTACCTGCAGGAAGTACATGGTCCCCCGGCAGTGGCAGCAGCTGTCCGGAACGGTTTTGCTGATGCCGGGATGTGCACATCCAGTATTGCCAGCGCCGCCGGGCTCCGGTTCGTACCGGTTGCCCATGAGGATTATGAACTTGCAGTGCGGCGGGAGATGCTGGAAGATTCCCGTATCCGCACGCTGGTATCGCTCATCCAGTCTCCCGGGTATCGCGCGATCCTTGCAAAGACCGGGGGGTATGATACCAGCCTCACCGGCACTATCCGGGGACTGAACGGCGAGAATATCTTAACCCCGTTATCCCCGGGAAGCCTGCCGGCCGGGTATATCTGAATACATCTCCCTCTCTTCTCTATCGGAGTTTTCCATCAGCCTCTGTTGTCGTAATATCGGGTGATGCCCAAACGGTGGGGCAAAAAGCACGATGTGTTCAGGTTACCACGAGCAACAGCCCGTCTCTTCTTAGGATTTCAACAGAGCAAATAAAAAAAAAAGAGATTCGTTCAGGAAGGAATGCTTCACTTCTTGACAAACGGGTTGAAGACGTTCTCGTAGATCATGTCGCTGCCGGTATTGTGGAGCCGGCCACGCTCGGTCTTCTCCTCAGCAAAGGCAAGGAGCGGGAGTTCCATGCTGACACCCGGGACATGGCCGAACATCTTTTCGAGTTCAACCTGCTGGGCGTGCATGAAGAGCGCATTGGGGATTTCTGCGGGGCAGACTTCCTCGCACTGTCCACAGTTCACGCAGGAGTCTGCGATGTGGGCGTACCGGATGAGGTGGAACATGAAGCTGACGGGCAACTCGCCGGGTGCAACATAGGCCGGGTTCTTGGTGGTGCAGTCAACGCAGTAGCAGATCGGACACTGGTCAATACACCCGTAGCACTTGATGCACCGGGAGGTCTCGGCCATGATCTTCTGTAAGCGATCCTTGCCCTCGCCAAGTGCTTCGAAGTCGTGCTTGCGCCACTTGTCGCCGAGCTTGAGCATTGCGCCTTCTATCTTGGCACGGATCTCAAGACCCTTGGGGTTAGCTGGCGCTGTTTCCAGGATGCCCTTCTTGATGGCACCGGCCATCAGGTTTGCACCCTTTTCGGAGCAGACTTCAACGAAGGTTGCCTTACCGGCCTTTTCGCCGATGACTCCCCAGTTTCCGCAGGCAAGGTCAGCCTGTCGCGGGATCTTTAACTTGCAGCGGCGGCAGTTGGAACGCCGGCCAAAGCCTGCCTCTTCGAGTTCGTCAACAGAGATACCCTTGTGGCCTCCCTCGAACTCGATGATGAACTGGCCCTTGTCGATCTCTTCCTTGTGCACTTTCTCGGGATCGACACCGTACTTTTCGGCGATCATTTTCCGGGCGATGACCGGGCTGACCGATCCCCCACAGTTGACCCCGATCATAATGATATTGTCAAGGTTGATCTGCTTGCGCTTTGCGAGTTCGTAGAACCCCATCATGTCACAACCCTTGACCGTCACACCGATCTTCTTGTCCTCTGCCCCGTCAAGGTACTTCTTGACAAGCTTGGGCAGCAGAAGCGTTCCGCAGTGGAGCGATCCGGCGGTCTTGGCAAGATCCTTGGGGTCCGTGACGATGACCGGCTTTGCGTCGTAGAGGTCAACACCCTTGGTTACCACAAGGACTGCATCGACCATCTTGGATTCAAGGGCATACTTCCACAATGCGGTGACTGCGCCACCGAGCTCGGCTTTCTTCTGGATCTCTGCGTCATTGGTCCATGCGTACAGCATTTCGCCTTTTTTGGTCATGATCAGGCCTCCACGATCTTCTCAACCTTGACAGCACAGTGCTTGAGTTCCGGCATCTTGGAGAGCGGGTCGAGCGCAGTGTTGGTGAGATCGTTTGCTCCATGGACAAAGTGCATGGGCATGTAAAGCACTTTCGGGGCTACATCTTCAGATACCCGTGCAACAGCGATGGATTCACCACGACGGCTGGTCACTTTGATCTTCTCGTACGGCCTGATGCCGAGTTCCTTTGCGTCCTGCGTGTTGAGCTGGACATAGTTTTCGGGAACATCGTTGTGCAGGGTCGGGCTCCGGTCGGTCTGGGTCCGGGTGTGGTAGTGGAAGATACAACGCCCGGTCATCAGCGTGTACGGGTACTCTGCATCGGCGACTTCTGCGGGTGGGCGGTATTCAAGTCCGAACATGGTGCCCTTGCCATCCGCTGCGGAGAACTTTCCTACGTGGAGGATTGGTGTTCCCGGGTGTTCGATGGTCGGGCAGGGCCAGTGGACAGATTCGGGCTTTTCCATCTTCTCGTAGGTTACGCCGAACTGGCCGGGGGTGACTGCACGCATGTCGTCCCAGACATCCTTTGCGGTCTTCCAGTCAAAGCCCTTGAGGCCCATCTTCTTTGCCAGCATGCCGATGATCTCCCAGTCGTACTTCGATTCGCCGGGACCGTTGACGGCCTTCCGGACCCGGTTGACACGGCGCTCGCCGCTGGTGAATGTGCCGTCTTTCTCGGCAAAGCAGGTACCGGGCAGGACTACGTCTGCATACTCACAGCTCTCGGTCCAGTAAATATCCTGGATAACGAGGAAGTCGAGTTTGTCCAAGGATCTCCTGACGTGGTTCGAGTCAGGATAGGAAACGACCGGGTTCAGGCCGAGGATGTACATCGCCTTGATCGGGTCGCCGCACTGGGTGATCTGCTCGGTTAAGGTAACACCGTACCAGTCGGGAAGGGTTCCTTCTTTCATGAACCATGCCTTCTCCATCTTGGCACGGTTCTCGGGGACGGCAACTGCCTGGTAGCCGGAGAAGACGTTCGGGTATGCACCCATGTCGCAGGCACCCTGCACATTGTTCTGGCCACGGAGCGGGTTGACACCGACACCGGGGCGTCCGACATTGCCGGTGAGCAGCGCGAGGTTCCCCATGGACCGGACATTGTCGGTACCAGTGCTTAACTCGGTGATGCCGAGGCAGTAGATGATGACTGCATTCTTTGCATTTGCATACTGGCGGGCAAACTCCTTGACCTTCTCTTGCGGGACACCATGGATTTTTGTGGCGTCAGCATAATTCTCGACGGTCTTTTTCATGTCTTCGAAGCCTTTCGTGCGCTCCTTTATGTACTCCTTGTCCTCGAGGCCTTCCTTGATGATGTAGTACATCATATTGTTGGCAAGGGCAATGTGGGTTGACGGGGTGAACGGGATCCATTCATCGGCAATCTTTGCTGTTGCACTTTTCCGCGGGTCAACGACAATGACCTTGATCCCCTTCTTCCTGGCCTGCATTACACGCCTGGCGGCAAGCGGGTGGGCCTCGACTGCGTTCGAACCCCACATGACGATGAGGTCTGAGTTCAGCACATCTTCGAATGTGTTGGTGGCTGCACCGGAACCGAATGAGAGCGAGAGACCTGCAACGGACGGGCCGTGGCAGATACGTGCACAGTTGTCAACGTTGTTGGTCTGGAAGGCAACACGGGCCCACTTCTGCAGGGCATAGCAGTCCTCGTTGACGGTACGGCACGAGGTGTGGAAACCCAGCGCCTTGGGGCCGCCCTGTTTGTGAGCCTCGCTGAACTTCTTTGTGATCAGGTCAATGGCTTCGTCCCACGAGGCTTCCTCGAACTTGTCGCCCTTCTTGATCAGGGGTTTGGTCAGCCGGCCTTCCTTCTGGACGGTTTCCCAGCAGGTCGTGCCTTTCGGGCAGAGCTTGCCTTCGTTGATCGGGGACCGCTTGAACGGTTCGACACCAACGAGCTCATTTCCCCTGGATACGAGGTTAAGGCCGCAGCCAACCCCGCAGTAGGGACAAGTCGTTGTTGTATATTTAAGAGAATCAGGATTGAGTTCGCTCATCTTCTATCACCATAATTTCACGGGAACTTCACGCCAGAAAATGGCCGGGGCGCCCGTGTATACACAACACGTTATGATGCGTGTCGGCAACCCGCAAAATCTGTTAATTAATTTTGCTTGATTATTGATCTGAGTAAATGTGATATTTATAGATTATGAAAAACATCCTGAAAGTGGAGATTAACTGGGGGTTTGCTTGTGGTCGTGCCCGGTTTACTCCAATTATTTGTGTTTATTACAATCAATTGTTTTTCATAAAATGTTTATTACATTATAGACAACCGTTAATCCATGCAAGCAGTTCACCCTGAAGAGATGCCCGAAGCGCTGAAAGCCAGCATGGACAAAGGCGGGGTACAGCCAGAGCTCCAGAAAGATGTGCTTCGGTTGTCAGAATTCCATACCTACCCGGCACCCGGTGTCCTCATCGGGGCTTTCATGGTGGATTATGCGATGGAGCTGCTCAGGGTGACTGCCGACAGGAAACTCTACGGTGTCTGCGAGACTCCCAAGTGCCTCCCGGATGCCCTGCAGGTAATCGCCCACTGTACAACCGGAAACAACCGGCTCAAAGTTGTGCCTATCGGGAAATTTGCCATTACCCTGAACGCCTCTTCCGATGGCGAAACTGCTGAGGCGGTGAGGGTGTTTGTGGACCTGGAGAAACTCAGGAACTATTCCACGATCAATGTCTGGTATGCCAACAGCCCGGCATATGACAAAGATACTATGAAAGGGCGACTGCAAGACGAGATCTTCCGTGCCGGGCGAAACATTCTCTCCTTTGAACGGGTTCGAGTCATGGTGAAGAAGAAGAAAAAATGGTCCTCGGTCACCTGTCCCTGTTGCGGCGAGACAGTTCCCGATTACCTGATTGAAGGGGATCGCTGTGGTGCCTGCGGATCCATGAAATATTATGAGAAGATATAATCTGGGAAATCCGGCTCACGAACAAATCATACCTTTTTTCATCGGTTAACGACAGGACCTGTATAACGTTCAGAAACCGCTATGCGGGTAAGGGATAAAAAAAGGGATATTTACGGCGTGACGCCGGGTGTTTCTGTTTTCCGGACAGGTTTTTTTATCCAGGCCAGTTCCTTACCCTCGAAGGCAAAGGATTTCATAACAAAAATTTTCAGATCTTTTGGTAACTTCGATGTATCTGCATGGGCCGGCACGATGATTGCATAATCATAGCGCGGTATGGTTCCGTCAAATACCGGCTCCGGGTGGATCAGCTCGTCAATCATATCCAGTGTCACCTCTTTTTTGAACGTGACCAGGATCCTGACAATCTCATGGTATCCGTTGTTCATCCGTTTTACAAGAACAATCGTATCATACCCAGTCCCCTTCTTTTTCAGGGTTATTTTCCAGCCATCAAAGGTCGAGTAGATGTGCTTTATCTCCTGCAATACAAAATCGTGCATAATGTCGGTGCAGATACCCATATGTGATCAGTTAACTTACTTTGTTTAAAAATAAAAATATTATGTTAAATACATTTAACTAACAATGATTCATTTTTACACTTCTTTTAAGGGATATCGTTATCTGATATTTCAAATTGTTACGTGAAAATTCCGGGTCTCAAGAAAAACCGTGAAACAACTTTATTAAACTAAAATAATTAACAAAACCCTTTTATTAACAAGAAAATAATACTCTTTTGCCCAGGAGAACGGGCAGGTCAGGTTAAAAAAAACCGTTTCACGGTATCCGGCATCATGCCACGATGTCTGAACTTGATCTATTCCTCATTTCCCGGATGCGGCCGCTTGTCGTCATAGTATCACACCTATTGCGGCCGCCCCGGCAGTAAAAAAGATGCAGGTTATTCTGCCCGGATGATTGTTCCGGTATTTTTCCCGTTGATTGCTTTTTCGATATTTCCGCGTTTGTGGCAGTTGATGATCCGCACTTCCCGGATATTGACTGCATTTTTAAGTAACTCGACTACCATGGGTTCGAGGACCATGTCTTCTAGATCCATGTCGATCAGTTCCTTTGCCGTGATATCCCGAATGAGCTCGGCATCAGGATTTTTCCGGGGATCCTCGGTATACAGGCCGTCGACATTCTTGCCGATGATACAGTTCTTTGCTCCGAGCACTTCTGCGATCAGGAACGCGCCGGTGTCGGTGCGGTGCGGGGGGATCACTTCGTTCCGCGCCGGATGCTCGTACAGTCCGTACGGCGGTGTTCCGTGAATGACCGGCAGTATGCCGAGTTTCAAGAGCATGGGAAGTTCGAGAAGATCGGTGGTGTGGATCCGCGTCCCGCTGTATTTTGAGAGGAGGATTGAGACCATTATTGCGTTCTGCTCAGAGATCTTTGCCGAGAGCTCGGCAAGGACTCCGGTGGGCATGCCGAGATCCATTCCTATGTCCATGATGTGGCGGACCCGTCCGCCCCCGCCAGTGACGACAAGAAGTTTGTGCTTTTTGGATACCTCCCCGATCTCTTCGCAGAGGGGGTACATCACTTCGCGCCCGTAATCGATTGCACCATGCCCTCCTATCTTGACAATGTTAATGTCAGGGGCAATGCGGATCTGTTCGGATGCTTTCCTCTTTGTCTTCATCATGCCTTTCCGGACAAGGGTCTCACCCTGGAGACCGCTCTCGAGTTCAAACCGCTTTTTCATGATTAGTCTGCCATCTAGCCTATCACCATGCATAGTTATAAGCCCACGTAAACCAGTTGATATATCAGGGCCAGTACTTATCCCGCGAGAAAAAATTCATATGCTCCGGGCTGAAGAATGGCAGGGAGGAAAAGACCATGAAGATCTATGTGCGTGAGCGCCAAAAAGTTGGAGAAGGTGTCGAGTCACCCAAGTATCGCATTGTTGCCGTAACCGGTGGACAGCTCCAGATTGAGGCAACCCATTTCCGGAAATTCGAAGTCGAGCAGATCGCAAAAGATGTTGGCGCAGAAGTCGTGTTCATGAAGCCGGTAGATGATGAACACAAGAAGAAACATTAACTTTTTTCGTCACACCGGTCCATGGCAGGGCCGGTATCAGAGGATTATGCTGTCACGATCGATTGCTAATGCTCTTTATGGGAGTATGTTCAATTATTTCATGAAGTTCATTCATGGCAGCCCTTTCCGTTGATATCCTCTTTGATGCCGCAGTCCGTATCCAGCTGCTGGAGCGGTCGATCACCGTTTCCTTTGCTGATAATACTATAAGGATGAAGTTCCCGACAACACGGCGACTTGCCGAGTTTTTAGATGTCCAGCACTATTACGTACTGCCCTATTTTGCCATGATGGAGCAGGAGGAGCTGGTCACCCGGGCAGAACGGGTGGGAATTTTAACAACCGCAAAAGGCAGCCGGAAAATGATAGCACTTATGCAGGAAAAGTACCGCAAGGAAAGCAGCGAGATCCTGGGCGCGGCAATTTTCGAAGAATTGCTCAAAAAATGCTGAGCTTGCAGCATAATTCACTTTTAATTATTGTTAACAACGTTTCAATGTCAAGAACAAATCATTGAAACCATTTGATAACCAGTTGGTAACCAGATGTTTTTAACCTGTATGAAAAAGAAACATTGAATAGTGTTCTGGCCTACCGGTAATCCGGTTTAACTATGACAAAAAATGTGCATGTTGGATTTATTGCAGCAGTATTTGTTCTGCTGTTCCTTGTGACCTGCTTTGCAGGATGTACGAGCCAGACTACGCCCGCCCCCGCGGCCACCCCTACGGTAGTCGCGACAACAGCCGCACCGCAGACGCTCCTTATCGCAACGACTACGAGCCTGTACGATACCGGCCTCCTCGACTATCTCCAGCCAATATTCGAGAAGAAGTATAATGTCCAGCTCAAGATAACCTCACAGGGAACCGGCAAGGCAATTGAGCTGGCAAAAAATGGTGACGCCGATGTCCTGCTCGTCCACTCACCAAGCCAGGAACTGGCATTCATGAAAGGCGGTTATGGCCTGAACCGGCGCTCGTTTGCCTCAAACTCATTTGTAATTGTAGGCCCGGCAGCGGATCCGGCGGGCATCAAGGATATGACCCCCGAGCTGGCGATGACGACACTCCGGTTGAAAGGCACCAACAAGACCGCAGGTGTTTTCTTCGTATCCCGTGGTGACGGCTCCGGTACTCACTCCGCCGAGAAAAATGTCTGGGCCAAGGCTGGATACAATTACACGACCCAGATCCAGAAGTCCGGGGATTGGTATTTAGAAGCGGGCAAGGGTATGGGAGAGACGCTCCAGATGGCAAACGAGAAAGGTGCATACGTCCTGACCGATGAGGGGACCTTCCTTGCATACAAGAACAATCTCAACCTGGTACCGGTTGTCAGCAAAGGTGCAAGCCTGCTGAACATCTACAGCGTGATGACGGTTTACAACGACAAGCAGCCGGCCGACAAGATCCAGATGGCCAACAATTTCGTCAACTTCCTCATTGATCCGCAGACCCAGACGGAGATCGGCGCCTTTGGTGTCGACAAGTACGGAAAATCCCTCTTCATCCCGATGAGTGTCGAGGTTCCGACCGCAACTGCGGGCTGGGTAGGGGATTACAGCACACCGGCAACAGCGATCGCACCGGCACCTGCTGCAACCACCGTACCGGTAACTACTGCTGCCCCGGCAGCCAGTACAAAATAATTTCACCTTTTTTAAAACGGGAAAAGATTTTCCCCGTCACATCAGGGTTTAATCCAGGACCGAAGGTAATCAGCAGATATCCGGTCCGGACTTCTTCTTAATCCCGTAGGTGATATAGGCAAGAACCATCCCGACAATAAATGCGACGGTCATCGAACTGACCAGGGCGAGTATACCAATGACGCCCGTGATAAGCAGGGAATCGGTCTTAAAACTGTGCCGGCTCATCTCGATCCCGACAAAGACGAGAAGGGCCCCCAGCACGCCGACAGCGATGATGGAGAGGACCTGGGGGGATGAGAAGAAGAGGGCAAGGATGATGAAAATCAGGCCTGCGTAGATATTTGCACCGCCGGTCCGGGCCCCGTACCGGTACTGCCCGGCCATCCCGCCGGCACCATGACACATGGGAAATCCCCCGAACGGGACCGAGAAGATGTTCATAAGACCGATGCTTGTCGAGAATTTCTTTGGCGGGACATCCTTTCCAAAGAGATCTTTTGTCAGGAGGGAAGTGGCAAGGATGGCATTGGAGATGGTAAGAACTACCTGGGGAAGCACCAGTGTCGAGAAAGCGGATGAGAAATCCGCAGGGATGGGTAAAATGAGCTGCGGTGCAGGGATCAGGCTGATAGGGGGAACTCCGTACAGTGCGATTCCCGCAATAAGGCCAACCCCTATTACCACGATCGCTGACAGGTCCGGAATTGAACGATACCGTGCAAGGAGATAAAAGCCCGCGATGATGGCGATGCCAATGATAAAGAACGTGGGATCCTTGACTACGAACCCCAGCGATGAGCGGAACAGGAGCAGGGCAAGTCCGAGTTGTATTCCCCGCACAATGCTCTGCGGCACCCATTTTTCGATGACCGCGAAGAACCGGCCATAGCCGAGCACAAGAAAGATGACCCCGAGTATCAGACCCGCAGCGGCGATCTCCCCGCTGCCGATGGATCCCGCGATCACGATCACTGCCACCGCCTTCATTGGTTCGAGCGGGATAGGCAGCCGGTAATACAGGCCGGTGAGGATGAACCAGATCCCAAAGAAGAGGAGGATATACCGGGCGTTTACATCCGAGACCAGTGCCACGGCAAGAATGAGCGGGATGATTGTCCCGAAATCCCCGAGCGATCCCGCCAGCTCGGAGAGGTTGAATCTCAGTGGAGGTAGGGCTGTGTCGGACACGGATATCAGGGGCTTTACTCATGGGAACAGGATTTTGTCAGTCATTACCGATCTGGCGCAGGTGCTTTGTTAACCAATTTTAAAGAAATTATGCACCTGATATTTTTTATCTAATAGTTGAATGATTCTTTTGTATCTTTATCATTTCCAAACCCGAACGATCCTTGTCCTGCAATTCCCTTTCCCATTGCAAGCTCTTTCACCGGAAGATTATTTTTTATACCTATTTCGCCTTTATCCTGTATAAACGAGGTATTGTGATGAAGACGAATCGTATTTATCTAGCGTTAATTGTCGTTATGCTTATGTTTGCAGGCTTTTCGGCAGTATCTGCTGCTGAGCCGATTGGCGGGAACCAGGGCTGGATTGCCGTGCACTGTAATGTCGATGGAGCAACGGTCTACTTCGATGGTACGTATGAAGGTGTGATATCCTCAGGAGTTCTCACCGTTCCGGTTTACAGCACCGGTACCCCGATAAAATCATTCACCGTGAGCAGCCCCGGGTACACAACCTACAACGGTCCTATCCCCGCCATGCCCGGGAAGGGAGAGACGTTCGATGTGTATGCTACCCTGAATGCAGCTGCACCCACGACTCCTGCAGTTATTGGTGGCGGCCAGGGATGGTACGTTGTCAACTGTAACGTAAATGGTGCAACCGTCTCGTTCGACAACCAGGTTGTTGGCGTGATCACCCAGGGAACATTAACGGTCCCGGTCTATACTACCGGCACACCCTACCAGACCTATACTGTATCGATGAATGGGTACCTGCCCTATACCGCTGCCCTGACAAGTGTCCCCAGCCCGGGACAGTCTGTGACTCTCTATGCAACCCTCAATCCGGCACCAACGGCATCGCCTATCCCGGCACCCACAAAATCACCCCTCCCGTTCTCCCTCATTGTTATCGGACTGGGTATTGCAGGTGTCCTTGCAATCAGGAAGGAACGCTCCTGATTCCTGCGAATTCTTTTTTTTAACGTTCTTTAAAAATGTCTCCTGTTTCCTGACAGCTCCGCGAGCAGCGGGAGATTTTCATGAAACTGCGGAACAATGAACTACGGGCTTTTTTCTTTCCGGCCCGCCGGTAATCGTAAAAAAATCAAAAAAAAAAGAAATCCCTTAGGAGACTGGTTTTTTTGCTGATTTGTCGTTTGCCGCTGGTTTTCCCTGGGCAATAATCTCCTGACGGAATTTTTCGAAATGGAGCTCATCGAGCTGCTCGGACAGGAGCCTTCCGCTCCAGGCACGGCGGTACACCCAGTTGACAATCTTATCAATGGTGGCAAGTACCTCTTCTTCGGTCTCAACCGTCATCAGTTCCCTGCCGATACGGGGATGCCTCCCTCTCCT
The sequence above is drawn from the Methanomicrobiales archaeon HGW-Methanomicrobiales-1 genome and encodes:
- a CDS encoding molybdopterin biosynthesis protein, whose translation is MVKRYLELRSLDEALELLTTSFAAPRRTEKVPVMQSVGRVVAEPVFAKYSVPEVNLSAMDGIAVRSRDTIGAGDRNPVTLDHFARVNTGNIIPPEFDAVIMIEDVWESGDRFQVRRTAAPWQHVRPAGEDIKENRLVMPRGHLIRPFDIGALATYGITTVEVLAVRVGIIPTGSELVPLGVRPGPGQVVESNTIMTQVFLDQMGAHCTRLPIVADDPDLIREALFKAVKENDLVIISAGSSAGTRDFTESVIRSLGELIFHGVAVRPGKPVMLGKVEGKPVLGLPGYPLAAQTALREFAAPLLESWGFPPAPRFAVTARLAQPLVSDPGFDDFVPVFVGRIGSCLFATPHLKKAGVQMATVKANGYARIPAQVEGCEAGTELEVLLTTDPGSIERTLILTGSLDPTLEELASLAHDEGLYIHATNPGNTAALLALRNNTCHAAPLSLPARSLLTSYQPFIKFLEAGDLAFIHIATVELGIVSCDGLGLKDLTHCRFINTRRESPPRMVLDALLAAEGIDPLQVNGYLQEVHGPPAVAAAVRNGFADAGMCTSSIASAAGLRFVPVAHEDYELAVRREMLEDSRIRTLVSLIQSPGYRAILAKTGGYDTSLTGTIRGLNGENILTPLSPGSLPAGYI
- a CDS encoding formate dehydrogenase, with product MTKKGEMLYAWTNDAEIQKKAELGGAVTALWKYALESKMVDAVLVVTKGVDLYDAKPVIVTDPKDLAKTAGSLHCGTLLLPKLVKKYLDGAEDKKIGVTVKGCDMMGFYELAKRKQINLDNIIMIGVNCGGSVSPVIARKMIAEKYGVDPEKVHKEEIDKGQFIIEFEGGHKGISVDELEEAGFGRRSNCRRCKLKIPRQADLACGNWGVIGEKAGKATFVEVCSEKGANLMAGAIKKGILETAPANPKGLEIRAKIEGAMLKLGDKWRKHDFEALGEGKDRLQKIMAETSRCIKCYGCIDQCPICYCVDCTTKNPAYVAPGELPVSFMFHLIRYAHIADSCVNCGQCEEVCPAEIPNALFMHAQQVELEKMFGHVPGVSMELPLLAFAEEKTERGRLHNTGSDMIYENVFNPFVKK
- a CDS encoding formate dehydrogenase subunit alpha, whose amino-acid sequence is MSELNPDSLKYTTTTCPYCGVGCGLNLVSRGNELVGVEPFKRSPINEGKLCPKGTTCWETVQKEGRLTKPLIKKGDKFEEASWDEAIDLITKKFSEAHKQGGPKALGFHTSCRTVNEDCYALQKWARVAFQTNNVDNCARICHGPSVAGLSLSFGSGAATNTFEDVLNSDLIVMWGSNAVEAHPLAARRVMQARKKGIKVIVVDPRKSATAKIADEWIPFTPSTHIALANNMMYYIIKEGLEDKEYIKERTKGFEDMKKTVENYADATKIHGVPQEKVKEFARQYANAKNAVIIYCLGITELSTGTDNVRSMGNLALLTGNVGRPGVGVNPLRGQNNVQGACDMGAYPNVFSGYQAVAVPENRAKMEKAWFMKEGTLPDWYGVTLTEQITQCGDPIKAMYILGLNPVVSYPDSNHVRRSLDKLDFLVIQDIYWTESCEYADVVLPGTCFAEKDGTFTSGERRVNRVRKAVNGPGESKYDWEIIGMLAKKMGLKGFDWKTAKDVWDDMRAVTPGQFGVTYEKMEKPESVHWPCPTIEHPGTPILHVGKFSAADGKGTMFGLEYRPPAEVADAEYPYTLMTGRCIFHYHTRTQTDRSPTLHNDVPENYVQLNTQDAKELGIRPYEKIKVTSRRGESIAVARVSEDVAPKVLYMPMHFVHGANDLTNTALDPLSKMPELKHCAVKVEKIVEA
- a CDS encoding formylmethanofuran dehydrogenase codes for the protein MPEALKASMDKGGVQPELQKDVLRLSEFHTYPAPGVLIGAFMVDYAMELLRVTADRKLYGVCETPKCLPDALQVIAHCTTGNNRLKVVPIGKFAITLNASSDGETAEAVRVFVDLEKLRNYSTINVWYANSPAYDKDTMKGRLQDEIFRAGRNILSFERVRVMVKKKKKWSSVTCPCCGETVPDYLIEGDRCGACGSMKYYEKI
- a CDS encoding uridylate kinase gives rise to the protein MKKRFELESGLQGETLVRKGMMKTKRKASEQIRIAPDINIVKIGGHGAIDYGREVMYPLCEEIGEVSKKHKLLVVTGGGGRVRHIMDIGMDLGMPTGVLAELSAKISEQNAIMVSILLSKYSGTRIHTTDLLELPMLLKLGILPVIHGTPPYGLYEHPARNEVIPPHRTDTGAFLIAEVLGAKNCIIGKNVDGLYTEDPRKNPDAELIRDITAKELIDMDLEDMVLEPMVVELLKNAVNIREVRIINCHKRGNIEKAINGKNTGTIIRAE
- a CDS encoding tungsten ABC transporter substrate-binding protein, which encodes MTKNVHVGFIAAVFVLLFLVTCFAGCTSQTTPAPAATPTVVATTAAPQTLLIATTTSLYDTGLLDYLQPIFEKKYNVQLKITSQGTGKAIELAKNGDADVLLVHSPSQELAFMKGGYGLNRRSFASNSFVIVGPAADPAGIKDMTPELAMTTLRLKGTNKTAGVFFVSRGDGSGTHSAEKNVWAKAGYNYTTQIQKSGDWYLEAGKGMGETLQMANEKGAYVLTDEGTFLAYKNNLNLVPVVSKGASLLNIYSVMTVYNDKQPADKIQMANNFVNFLIDPQTQTEIGAFGVDKYGKSLFIPMSVEVPTATAGWVGDYSTPATAIAPAPAATTVPVTTAAPAASTK